The segment CTCCGTAGATTCCTACCAGGACGATGAAGGGGAGGGGAACTATCCAGGCGGCGTCGCGTAGCGAGCTGAATACCTTTCGAAGCTCGAATTTTTGTCGTGTCGTTTTTTGTTTGATGCTTACATATGTGCTAAATAGCGACAACAGAAGCACCAGGATTATTCCCGGCACGATTCCGGCGAGAAAAAGAGCATCTACGTTCACTTGGGAAATTATTGCAAAAAGTATCAGCGGGAGGCTGGGCGGAAAAAGAAGTCCCAAACTCCCTCCTGTAGTGAGCAGACCCAGGGAAAATTTTTCCGAATATTTTTCGCTGATGAGGATTGGGTAGAGTAGGCCTCCCAGCGCGATTATAGTCACTCCCGATGCTCCAGTGAACGCCGTAAAAAAAGCACAGGCCACAAAGGATACGACGGCAAGCCCGCCAGGGATCCATCCGAAAAGGGCTCTGTAGAGGTTTACCATTCGCTCTGGAGACTTTGATTCTGCAAGAAGATAGCCCGCGAAGGTAAACAGCGGAATCGCTATCAACATCGGCGCCGAAGCGAGACGATACATGTCTATTATTACTGCTTGGGGATCTATTCCTACGGCGGTGAATAGGACGATAGCCAGGCCCCCTATTATTATGAACAGAGGAGCGCCGCATATGGCGCACAGAGCCAGTGCCAATATGTAGAGGGTGCTCATTCGCGCCCCCTGCCTGCGACGTGCTTGTCGCCGTATTTTCTGATCCTGTAGATGTCGAGCCCTATGCCTATGGCGTATTCGATCGCTATTATAAAGAATCCGAATGGTATCACGGCCTGTGCTATCCAGGTTGGAATGCCGATGAAGAGTTCAGAGCCTGCTGTCTTTTCTGATATAACAAAAGCGAATGAGGCATTTGTGAGTATTACAGAGACAGCGCAGGAAAGCATGTCGAGCACTATTCTCAAAACGTTTCTGGAGGTGTGTGGCAAAAGTCTTGTGAGAGCATCTATCGATATGTGATGCCTGCTGCGAGTGGCTAGCATTGCGCCGAGAAATGCGATCCATAGCACCATGTGCCTGGATGCGATATCGGCCCAAGATATTCCGCTGTGAAATATGTTTCGCAAGATGACCTGAAGAACGACGAAGGCCACCATGGAGAGCAATATCATGATAAGGAGCGCCCGCACTATCTTTGCGAACGACCTGTCTATGAATATGAAAAAATTCAAGAGATGCTGCAAAATGCCTCCGAAAAGGGGTTATTTGCTCGATGAACGGTGGCTTTCCACAGCCGATATCGCTTCGTTTAACAATTCTCTGCTGTATAGCTTGCCGACGAGTGAATCCCAGACTTTTCTGCATGTGGATGTGATTCTTTCCCGTT is part of the Myxococcales bacterium genome and harbors:
- a CDS encoding TRAP transporter large permease subunit; protein product: MSTLYILALALCAICGAPLFIIIGGLAIVLFTAVGIDPQAVIIDMYRLASAPMLIAIPLFTFAGYLLAESKSPERMVNLYRALFGWIPGGLAVVSFVACAFFTAFTGASGVTIIALGGLLYPILISEKYSEKFSLGLLTTGGSLGLLFPPSLPLILFAIISQVNVDALFLAGIVPGIILVLLLSLFSTYVSIKQKTTRQKFELRKVFSSLRDAAWIVPLPFIVLVGIYG
- a CDS encoding TRAP transporter small permease; the protein is MQHLLNFFIFIDRSFAKIVRALLIMILLSMVAFVVLQVILRNIFHSGISWADIASRHMVLWIAFLGAMLATRSRHHISIDALTRLLPHTSRNVLRIVLDMLSCAVSVILTNASFAFVISEKTAGSELFIGIPTWIAQAVIPFGFFIIAIEYAIGIGLDIYRIRKYGDKHVAGRGRE